One stretch of Euphorbia lathyris chromosome 7, ddEupLath1.1, whole genome shotgun sequence DNA includes these proteins:
- the LOC136235692 gene encoding probable protein phosphatase 2C 55 produces MPSTYFSRVRTAVQNDIRQSVLGQEAGLQNSAEIIVKQLKSRIGSYRLFHSVQILSLADVQAFLRPGTAFAAQSDPLLVNRRRNISVVGALSRTFSVPSVSGPSFQVCGYHIDRALCGTSEITGSGKLQKKLMAASASSTVIGECFLENLTSRGGHHPISANKVSLHYGSRSSQSCRNISMSFKNREQSTNSPIHGYFLYNVMKKWCDFNPYIETGSRYFHSSSPACLSAGTAPDVTFENSSPEEQLETSTVSSEQKSSAGKILKLVSGSCYLPHPDKEETGGEDAHFICTDKQAIGVADGVGGWADLGVDAGLYSRELMSHSVAAIEDEPKGSIDPARVLEKAHSSTRAQGSSTACIVVLSDEGLHAINLGDSGFIVVRDGCTVFRSPVQQHGFNFTYQLENGENGDLPSSGQVFRIAVAPGDVIVAGTDGLFDNLYNNEITAVVVHATRAGLGPQVTAQKIAALARQRAQDKDRQTPFSTAAQDAGFRYYGGKLDDITVVVSYISSSDDERQSS; encoded by the exons ATGCCATCTACATATTTTTCAAGAGTAAGAACCGCAGTTCAGAATGACATTCGTCAGTCAGTCTTAGGCCAAGAGGCTGGGCTCCAAAATTCAGCTGAAATTATTGTGAAGCAACTCAAGTCACGGATTGGCAGTTACAGGTTATTCCATTCTGTACAAATTCTATCCCTTGCAGACGTACAAGCATTTTTAAGACCTGGAACTGCTTTTGCTGCCCAGTCTGACCCATTGCTGGTTAACCGTAGAAGAAATATCTCTGTGGTTGGAGCACTTTCTCGCACATTTTCTGTGCCCTCTGTTTCAGGCCCTTCTTTTCAGGTTTGTGGGTATCATATTGATCGAGCCCTTTGTGGTACCAGTGAAATAACAGGCAGTGGGAAGTTGCAGAAAAAACTTATGGCTGCTTCCGCATCTAGTACTGTAATTGGTGAATGTTTTCTTGAGAATCTAACTTCAAGGGGTGGGCATCATCCAATTTCGGCCAACAAAGTCAGCTTACATTATGGCAGTAGAAGTTCCCAGAGTTGCAGAAACATCAGTATGAGCTTCAAGAACCGAGAGCAATCAACCAATTCTCCAATTCATGGATATTTTCTCTATAATGTCATGAAGAAGTGGTGTGATTTTAATCCATACATAGAGACAGGATCTAGGTATTTCCACAGTTCATCTCCTGCATGTTTGTCTGCTGGAACTGCCCCTGATGTAACCTTCGAGAATTCTTCCCCTGAGGAACAGCTTGAAACTTCTACTGTTTCTTCAGAACA GAAGAGTTCTGCTGGGAAAATATTGAAGCTGGTATCAGGATCTTGCTACCTGCCCCATCCCGACAAAGAAGAAACTGGGGGAGAGGATGCTCATTTTATTTGTACAGATAAACAAGCAATAGGTGTAGCTGATGGTGTGGGTGGTTGGGCAGATCTTGGTGTTGATGCAGGGCTATATTCTCGTGAACTCATGTCTCATTCAGTTGCTGCAATTGAAGATGAGCCTAAGGGTTCAATTGATCCAGCTAGGGTCTTGGAGAAAGCTCACTCTAGCACAAGAGCTCAAGGTTCCTCGACAGCATGTATAGTAGTACTCTCTGATGAG GGACTACATGCAATCAATTTAGGGGACAGTGGTTTCATAGTGGTGCGAGATGGATGCACTGTATTCCGCTCCCCTGTGCAGCAGCATGGTTTTAATTTCACCTATCAACTTGAGAATGGAGAAAATGGTGATCTACCCAGCTCTGGTCAG GTTTTCAGAATTGCTGTTGCACCTGGTGATGTTATAGTGGCTGGGACTGATGGACTTTTTGACAATTTGTACAACAATGAGATTACTGCAGTAGTGGTTCATGCCACAAGAGCTGGCTTAGGGCCTCAGGTGACAGCTCAAAAAATAGCAGCACTGGCACGACAAAGAGCCCAAGATAAAGACCGGCAAACCCCCTTTTCCACTGCTGCTCAAGATGCTGGGTTTCGCTACTATGGTGGAAAGCTTGACGACATCACTGTTGTTGTTTCATATATTTCAAGCTCTGATGAT GAACGCCAATCTTCTTGA